The nucleotide window GGTCGATTACGTCGCGTACGCGGCGGCGGCCAACGGCGAGGCGATCAAGGTGATCTTCCCGACCAGCGGCACCGTGATCGCGCCGCGGCCCATGATGATCCTCAACACGTCGAAGCGGCAAGGGGAGGCACGCCAGTTCATCGATTACGTGCTCTCGGAAGCCGGCCAGCAACTGGTGGCCGAAGCGTGGCTGATTCCCGCGCGCGAGGATATCGCCATCAAGCGCGCCTCGTTCAAGGATCTGCGCCTGCTGCCACAGGGGGAAGCGCAATCGTCGAGCGCCTCGCGCGCCGAAGTCCTGGCACGTTTCGCCAAACTCAACGGCCAGCACTGACGATGATCCCGTTTCGACGACTGCCCGCGGTGACGGTGGCCGCGCTCGCCGTGGTCGTGGCGTTGCCGGTCGCGTTCGTGCTGTTGCAGGCGATCTTTCCGCATCTGGCGACGGGTGCCTTCGACGCGCCGTTCGCGGCCGTGTGGCCGACGTTGTCCGACGCCGCCACCTGGCCGCTCGTGACCAATACGCTGCGCCTTGGCATGGCCGTGGCGCTTGGCACGGCGCTCGTGGGTGGCGCGCTGGGAGCGCTTCGCGGTCTGTTCCACGTGCCGGGCGCGCGTCTGTGGGACGTGTGCTTCCTGCTGCCGTTTCTCGTGCCGCCGTATCTCGCCGCACTCGGCTGGATGTTGCTGCTGCAAACCGGGGGATACGCCCAGCAACTCAGCGGGATCGACGCGGGCCGGTTCCTGTTCTCGCTGCCCGGCCTCGTCTTCGTCATGACGCTGAACATCTTCCCGGTGGTGTACTTCGCCGTGTCGCGCGCGTTTGCGACCACGGGGTCGCGTCTGGCCGACGTGGCGCGCGTGCACGGCGCGAGCGCCTGGCGTGCGTTCGCCAGGGTCACGCTGCCGCTTGCACTGCCCGCCTTTGCCGCCAGCCTGCTACTTGCATTCACCATGGCGATCGAGGAATTCGGCGCGCCCGCCGCGCTTGGCGCGCGTGCCGGCTTTTCCGTGCTGGTGACGTCCATCGAGGCCCGCTTCGCCGACTGGCCGATCGATCTGCCCGACGCCTCGGTCCTCTCGGTCGTGCTGGCCGCCATGGCGTTGCTCGCATTCGTCTTGCAACACCGGCTCGCGGCGGGCAAGGATTTCGAGACACAGACCGGCAAACCGGTCGCCTCGCCCGCGCGCACGCTCGGCCGCTGGCGATGGCCGGTGCTGCTTGGCTTCGGGTGCGTGGCCATGCTCGCCACGGCCGCGCCGCTCTTCTCGATCCTGGCCACGGCGTTCTCGGGCACGCTCTCGGGCGGATTGTCCGTCGCCAATCTCACGACATCGCATTTCGCCGCACTGCTTGCCCAGGGCGCGGAGGGCCTCGAAGCGCTGGCCACGAGCCTGTCCCTCGCGCTGGGCACGTCGCTCGTGACCGGCGTGCTGGGGTTTCTGTGCG belongs to Pandoraea pnomenusa and includes:
- a CDS encoding ABC transporter permease, with the protein product MIPFRRLPAVTVAALAVVVALPVAFVLLQAIFPHLATGAFDAPFAAVWPTLSDAATWPLVTNTLRLGMAVALGTALVGGALGALRGLFHVPGARLWDVCFLLPFLVPPYLAALGWMLLLQTGGYAQQLSGIDAGRFLFSLPGLVFVMTLNIFPVVYFAVSRAFATTGSRLADVARVHGASAWRAFARVTLPLALPAFAASLLLAFTMAIEEFGAPAALGARAGFSVLVTSIEARFADWPIDLPDASVLSVVLAAMALLAFVLQHRLAAGKDFETQTGKPVASPARTLGRWRWPVLLGFGCVAMLATAAPLFSILATAFSGTLSGGLSVANLTTSHFAALLAQGAEGLEALATSLSLALGTSLVTGVLGFLCAWCVVKSTMRARVLIDALSLLPHALPGIVVGVGLILAWNLPFWPVTPYNTWGILLLSYSCLLLPYPVRYTSAALRQMAASLEAAARVHGAPSGVTLRRITLPLVMPALGASLMIVFAIASRELVTSLLLAPSGVQTVSIFIWRQFEQGSIGQGMAMGVVSMAVSGTLLMLASRLGGRRQGHA